DNA sequence from the Streptomyces cinnabarinus genome:
CCGGGCGAGGTCGCGTTGGGTCGGCAGCCGGTCACCGACGGTCAGAGTGCCATCGGCCATCCGGCTCAACAACGTCTCCACGATGCGGTTCTTCTCCACGGCCACAGCTCCCAGCATTCCCCACCGGGGTGAAAAGGCGACAGAGGATGTCCGGCTTACCGGGAATCGTGGATACCGGACAAGCCGTCACACGGAAGGCCGGACATGTCACAGCCACTGAAGGACAAGATCGCCCTCGTCGCCGGAGCGAGCCGGGGAGCGGGACGCGGGATCGCCGTGGAGCTCGGAGCGGCCGGGGCCACCGTCTACGTCACCGGACGCACCACCCGCGAGCGGCGCTCCGAGTACGACCGCCCGGAGACCATCGAGGACACCGCGGACCTGGTCACCGAGGCGGGCGGCCACGGTGTCGCCGTACCCACCGACCACCTCGAACCGCCGCAGGTCAAGGACCTGGTGGACCGGATCGCGGCGGAACAGGGCCGCCTGGACGTCCTCGTCAACGACGTCTGGGGCGGTGAGAAGCTCTTCGGCTGGGACACCCCGGTGTGGGAGCACGACCTCGACAAGGGGCTGCGGCTGCTCCGGCTCGCCGTCGAGACGCACGCGATCACCAGCCACCACGCCCTGCCGCTGCTGCTGCGCAACCCCGGCGGCCTGGTCGTGGAGATGACCGACGGCACCGCCGACTACAACCGCGAGCACTACCGCAACTCCTTCTTCTACGACCTCGCCAAGGCGTCCGTGCTGCGCATGGCCTTCTCCCTCGGCCATGAGCTCGGACCGCGCGGCGCCACCGCCCTCGCGCTCACCCCGGGCTGGCTGCGCTCGGAGATGATGCTCGACGCGTTCGGGGTGCGCGAGGACAACTGGCGCGACGCCCTCGCCACCGTCCCGCACTTCGCGATCTCGGAGACCCCGCGCTACGTCGGCCGCGCCGTCGCCGCCCTCGCCGCCGACCCCGACGTCGCCCGCTTCAACGGCGCCTCCCTCTCCAGCGGCGGCCTGGCCCAGGAGTACGGCTTCACCGACCTGGACGGCAGCCGCCCCGACGCCTGGCGCTACCTGGTCGAGGTCCAGGACGCGGGCAAACCTGCGGATACAGCCGGTTACCGCTGATCAGGCACCGGTTCCGTCACCGGCAGCCGCCACCGCGCCGAGTGGCCCGGCGGCAGACCCAGGTCCTCCCGTACGGCCGTGTAGTAGCCCTCACGCCCGGCGCGCTGCCGCACCAGCAGTGCCTGCCAGGCCTCCGGATCCCGCCCGCCCTCGCGCACGTACCGCTCCATCTCCATCACCGTCACGACCCAGGCCCGCGCCCGGTCGACCACGTCGACGCTGCCCAGCATGAGCAGCGCCTCGCCCGAGGGGTCCCGGCCGGCGTTCGCCTCGGCGAGCAGCGGCCTGGCCTCTTCCAGGGGGAGCGGGTCCGGGTGGGTGCCGCAGCCCAGCTCGGCGGCTATCCGGTAGGTCACCGTGACGGTCTTCTTCACCGACCGCGCGTAGTCGGAGTACACCGCGAGCCGCCGCTCCTCCCACCGCGCTGCCTCCTCCCGCCGGAAGCGGGCCTGATCGCTGCGGACG
Encoded proteins:
- a CDS encoding SDR family oxidoreductase, which encodes MSQPLKDKIALVAGASRGAGRGIAVELGAAGATVYVTGRTTRERRSEYDRPETIEDTADLVTEAGGHGVAVPTDHLEPPQVKDLVDRIAAEQGRLDVLVNDVWGGEKLFGWDTPVWEHDLDKGLRLLRLAVETHAITSHHALPLLLRNPGGLVVEMTDGTADYNREHYRNSFFYDLAKASVLRMAFSLGHELGPRGATALALTPGWLRSEMMLDAFGVREDNWRDALATVPHFAISETPRYVGRAVAALAADPDVARFNGASLSSGGLAQEYGFTDLDGSRPDAWRYLVEVQDAGKPADTAGYR